The following coding sequences are from one Anopheles bellator chromosome X, idAnoBellAS_SP24_06.2, whole genome shotgun sequence window:
- the LOC131213231 gene encoding UV excision repair protein RAD23 homolog A-like encodes MKITVKTLKQQTFYLEVDVENGTVVMLKEMISAVTGSEYPVERQMLIYLGKVMEDENSLSYYNLSDKRFVVVMNKKTPPKPGPSVLPTGIDALERAEQLDAGGSIPSKQTESVQQGNKPAEQNKAEAIGEKKGQTGETSEGAASSSPASSTAAPPATTSTDSNQQTASADAAKEENPSPSTGAVPEELLVNVQRIKEMGYSEESAIIALEICANNPDRAVEYLLMENMGESSAVASEGMGEGLGIGGWGAAQLAVESMSGADAGTGGNPLAFLRDNPVFADMKRLLREDRTLLPLLMQKIQSSNPDLMRIITNNQEEFLELINESSDARPENRGSQELEGIAAAMVNSLTPSDMDAIDRLKALGYPEHLVIQAYIACERDEYKAAEFLVSQNLDDDD; translated from the exons ATGAAAATCACTGTAAAAACCCTAAAGCAGCAGACATTCTATTTGGAAGTAGACGTGGAGAATGGTACAGTTGTCATGCTCAAGGAAATGATCAGTGCCGTTACCGGCTCTGAATACCCGGTCGAACGTCAAATGCTTATCTATCTCGGCAAAGTGATGGAAGATGAGAACTCACTCAGCTACTACAACCTTTCGGACAAGCGGTTCGTCGTAGTAATGAACAAAAAGACCCCACCAAAACCTGGGCCGTCTGTTTTGCCTACTGGAATTGACGCGTTGGAAAGAGCTGAGCAGTTGGATGCCGGTGGTTCCATACCGAGCAAGCAAACGGAATCTGTCCAACAAGGCAATAAGCCAGCAGAACAAAATAAAGCGGAAGCTATAGGTGAGAAAAAGGGTCAAACAGGAGAGACCTCCGAGGGAGCAGCTTCGTCCTCGCCGGCATCGTCTACTGCCGCCCCACCTGCCACTACTAGTACCGATAGCAATCAACAAACGGCTTCGGCCGACGCTGCAAAGGAAGAAAATCCCAGCCCATCAACCGGCGCAGTACCCGAAGAGTTGCTAGTCAATGTACAAAGAATTAAAG AGATGGGTTACTCGGAAGAGAGCGCCATTATCGCGCTGGAAATTTGCGCGAACAATCCTGACCGTGCGGTTGAATACCTATTGATGGAGAATATGGGCGAGTCATCTGCTGTTGCTAGCGAAGGCATGGGCGAAGGGCTTGGAATTGGCGGATGGGGTGCAGCGCAGCTAGCCGTGGAAAGCATGAGCGGAGCGGACGCTGGAACCGGCGGCAACCCGCTAGCGTTCTTGCGCGATAACCCCGTTTTTGCCGACATGAAGCGTCTGCTGAGAGAGGACCGAACGCTGTTGCCGTTGCTAATGCAGAAAATCCAATCCAGCAATCCAGATCTTATGCGCATAATCACCAACAACCAGGAGGAGTTTCTAGAACTGATCAATGAGAGCTCGGATGCTAGACCAGAGAATAGAGGGTCACAAGAACTGGAAGGCATCGCCGCCGCAATGGTGAACAGCCTGACGCCATCCGACATGGACGCAATTGATCGTTTAAAGGCTCTCGGATATCCTGAGCATCTTGTTATCCAGGCGTATATTGCGTGCGAGCGCGACGAGTATAAAGCTGCCGAATTTCTTGTCTCGCAGAacctcgacgacgatgattaG